A genomic window from Camarhynchus parvulus chromosome 27, STF_HiC, whole genome shotgun sequence includes:
- the UBTF gene encoding nucleolar transcription factor 1 isoform X4, protein MNGEAECPADLEMTAPKNQDRWSQEDMLTLLECMKNNLPSNDGSKFKTTESHLDWEKVAFKDFSGEMCKMKWMEISNEVRKFRTLTELIMDAEEHVKNPYKGKKLKKHPDFPKKPLTPYFRFFMEKRAKYAKLHPEMSNLDLTKILSKKYKELPEKKKMKYIQDFQREKQEFERNLARFREDHPDLIQNAKKSDVPEKPKTPQQLWYNHEKKIYLKVRPDATTKEVKESLGKQWSQLSDKKRLKWIHKALEQRKEYEEIMRDYIQKHPELNISEEGITRSTLTKAERQLKDKFDGRPTKPPPNSYSLYCAELMANMKDVPSTERMVLCSQQWKLLSQKEKDAYHKKCDQKKKDYEIELLRFLESLPEEEQQRVLGEEKMLGSNRKGATSPASKKSSPETGKASSEKPKRPISAMFIFSEEKRKQLQEERPELSESELTRLLARMWNDLSEKKKAKYKAREAAMKAQSEKKHGSDKEERGKLPESPKTAEEIWQQSVIGDYLARFKNDRGKALKAMEATWNNMEKKEKLMWIKKAAEDQKRYERELSEMRAPPCSTNSTKKMKFQGEPKKPPMNGYQKFSQELLSNGELNHLPLKERMVEIGSRWQRISQGQKDHYKKLAEEQQKQYKVHLDIWLKSLSPQERAAYKEHISNKRKSIGKIRGPNPKMKPTMQSKSESEDDDEEEEEEEDDDEDEDDDDDNGDSSEEAGDSSESSSEEESEDGDENDDDDEDEDDEDEDDNDSEGSSSSSSSSGDSSDSDSN, encoded by the exons ATGAACGGCGAAGCTGAGTGCCCTGCAGACCTGGAAATGACAGCTCCCAAAAACCAAG ACCGCTGGTCGCAGGAGGACATGCTAACCCTCCTGGAGTGCATGAAGAATAACCTGCCCTCCAACGACGGGAGCAAGTTCAAAACCACCGAGTCCCACCTGGACTGGGAAAAAGTGGCTTTCAAGGACTTCTCAGGGGAGATGTGCAAGATGAAGTGGATGGAGATCTCTAATGAG GTGAGGAAATTCCGGACCCTCACAGAGCTCATTATGGATGCTGAAGAGCACGTGAAGAATCCTTACAAAGGCAAAAAGCTCAAG AAACACCCCGACTTCCCCAAGAAGCCCCTGACTCCCTATTTCCGCTTCTTCATGGAGAAGCGAGCCAAATACGCCAAGCTTCACCCCGAAATGAGCAACCTGGATCTCACCAAGATCCTGTCCAAAAAATACAAGGAGCTTCCCGAGAAGAAAAAG ATGAAATACATCCAGGACTTCCAGCGAGAGAAGCAGGAGTTTGAGAGGAACTTGGCGAGGTTCAG GGAAGACCACCCGGATCTCATCCAGAACGCCAAGAAATCTGACGTCCCCGAGAAGCCCAAGACCCCCCAGCAGCTGTGGTACAACCACGAGAAGAAGATCTACTTGAAAGTGCGTCCAGAT GCCACCACGAAGGAGGTGAAAGAGTCGCTGGGCAAGCAGTGGTCTCAACTCTCGGATAAAAAGAGGCTGAAATGGATTCATAAGGCCCTGGAACAGCGGAAGGAGTACGAG gagATCATGCGGGATTACATCCAGAAGCACCCGGAGCTGAACATCAGCGAGGAGGGAATCACCCGCTCCACCCTCACCAAGGCCGAGAGGCAGCTCAAGGACAAGTTCGACGGACGACCCACGAAGCCTCCCCC GAATAGCTACTCCCTGTACTGTGCAGAGCTGATGGCCAACATGAAAGACGTGCCCAGCACGGAGcggatggtgctgtgcagccagcagtggaagctgctctcccagaaggaaaaggacGCCTACCACAAAAAGTGTGACCAG aaaaagaaagattacGAGATCGAGCTGCTCCGCTTCCTGGAG AGCCTGCccgaggaggagcagcagcggGTGCTGGGTGAGGAGAAGATGCTGGGCAGCAACCGGAAAGGGGCGACGAGTCCTGCATCCAAAAAATCCTCACCAGAGACCGGCAAG GCCAGCTCAGAGAAGCCCAAGAGGCCCATCTCAGCCATGTTCATCTTCTCGGAGGAGAAGcggaagcagctgcaggaggagcggCCGGAGCTGTCAGAGAGTGAGCTGACCCGGCTCCTGGCCCGCATGTGGAACGACCTCTCCGAGAAGAAGAAG gcCAAGTACAAGGCGCGGGAAGCAGCGATGAAGGCGCAGTCAGAGAAGAAGCACGGCTCAGATAAGGAGGAGCGTGGGAAGCTGCCCGAGTCTCCCAAAACTGCTGAGGAGATCTGGCAACAGAGCGTCATCGGGGACTACCTGGCTCGTTTCAAG AACGACCGGGGCAAAGCGCTGAAGGCCATGGAGGCCACTTGGAACaacatggagaagaaggagaagctgATGTGGATcaagaaggcagcagaggatCAGAAACGATATGAG AGGGAGCTGAGTGAGATGCGGGCCCCTCCGTGCTCCACCAACTCCaccaagaaaatgaaattccagGGAGAGCCGAAGAAACCCCCAAT GAACGGTTACCAGAAGTTctcccaggagctcctgtccAACGGGGAGCTGAACCACCTCCCGCTGAAGGAGCGCATGGTGGAGATCGGCAGCCGCTGGCAGCGCATCTCCCAGGGCCAGAAGGACCACTACAAAAAactggcagaggagcagcagaaacagtACAAGGTGCACCTCGACATCTGGCTCAAG agcctCTCGCCCCAGGAGCGGGCTGCGTACAAGGAACACATTTCCAAC AAACGCAAGAGCATAGGGAAGATCCGGGGTCCCAACCCCAAGATGAAGCCAACAATGCAGTCCAAGTCG GAGTCCGAGGACGATGacgaggaggaagaggaggaggaggatgacgatgaagatgaggatgacGATGATGACAACGGTGACTCGTCAGAGGAAGCCGGCGACTCCTCGGAGTCCAGCAGCGAGGAGGAGAGCGAGGACGGGGACGAG AACGACGAcgatgatgaggatgaggatgatgaggatgaggatgacaACGActcagagggcagcagcagttcctcctcctcctcgggggACTCCTCCGACTCCGACTCCAACTGA